Proteins encoded together in one Lathyrus oleraceus cultivar Zhongwan6 chromosome 5, CAAS_Psat_ZW6_1.0, whole genome shotgun sequence window:
- the LOC127087173 gene encoding probable serine/threonine-protein kinase PBL9 isoform X2 has protein sequence MGVCLSAQIKAETPYNTGLNSKNSASTGNDLSSLNSKVSAASVPQTPRSEGEILQSSKLKSYTLAELKSATRNFRPDSVLGEGGFGSVFKGWIDENSLAAAKPGTGIVIAVKRLNLESFQGHREWLAEVNYLGQFSHPHLVKLIGYCLEDEHRLLAYEFMPRGSLENHLFRRGSYFQPLSWSLRVKVALDAAKGLAFLHSAENKVIYRDFKTSNVLLDSDYNAKLSDFGLAKDGPTGDKSHVSTRVMGTYGYAAPEYLATGHLTTKSDVYSFGVVLLEMLSGKRAVDKNRPSGQHNLVEWAKPYLANKRKIFSVIDSRLEGQYSADESFKVATLALRCLSTESKYRPNMDEVVNILEQLKVPNVNVGNQKRYRRKSADDVSHAKDNTSGANSKSHNAYPRITLSPLYT, from the exons ATGGGAGTTTGTTTAAGCGCTCAAATCAAAGCTGAAACTCCTTATAACACTG GGTTAAATTCAAAGAACTCAGCTTCAACTGGAAATGATCTGAGTAGCTTAAATAGCAAGGTTTCAGCTGCATCAGTGCCTCAGACTCCTCGAAGCGAAGGTGAAATCTTGCAGTCATCCAAATTAAAGAGCTATACCTTAGCAGAACTTAAGTCAGCCACTAGAAATTTTCGTCCGGATAGTGTTTTAGGAGAAGGTGGTTTTGGATCAGTTTTTAAGGGTTGGATTGATGAGAATTCGTTGGCTGCTGCTAAACCTGGTACTGGAATTGTTATTGCTGTTAAAAGACTTAATCTAGAAAGCTTCCAAGGTCACAGAGAGTGGTTG GCCGAAGTCAACTATCTTGGACAATTTTCTCATCCTCATCTGGTGAAATTGATTGGCTATTGCCTTGAAGATGAACACCGCCTTCTTGCCTATGAGTTTATGCCCCGTGGAAGCTTGGAGAATCACTTGTTCAGGA GAGGATCGTATTTTCAACCTCTTTCATGGAGCTTGCGTGTGAAGGTTGCTCTTGACGCTGCCAAAGGGCTTGCGTTTCTGCACAGTGCTGAAAATAAAGTGATATATAGAGATTTTAAGACTTCGAATGTCTTGTTGGATTCT GATTATAATGCAAAGCTTTCTGATTTCGGGTTGGCAAAGGATGGTCCAACCGGTGACAAAAGTCATGTCTCCACCAGGGTAATGGGAACCTACGGATATGCTGCCCCTGAATATCTAGCCACAG GTCATCTTACTACTAAGAGTGATGTCTATAGTTTCGGAGTTGTCCTGCTTGAAATGTTATCCGGTAAGAGGGCAGTTGACAAGAATAGACCGTCTGGACAACACAACTTGGTGGAATGGGCTAAACCGTATCTGGCGAACAAACGTAAGATTTTCAGCGTGATAGATAGTCGGCTCGAAGGGCAGTATTCAGCAGACGAGTCCTTCAAGGTAGCCACCCTTGCTTTGCGATGCCTATCGACAGAATCCAAGTACAGGCCCAACATGGATGAAGTTGTTAATATTTTGGAGCAGCTGAAGGTACCTAATGTGAATGTAGGAAATCAAAAGCGATATCGGAGAAAAAGTGCTGATGACGTTAGCCATGCAAAGGACAACACATCTGGTGCTAATTCGAAGAGTCACAATGCTTATCCGCGTATCACATTGTCTCCTCTCTATACCTGA
- the LOC127087173 gene encoding probable serine/threonine-protein kinase PBL9 isoform X1, translated as MGVCLSAQIKAETPYNTGLNSKNSASTGNDLSSLNSKVSAASVPQTPRSEGEILQSSKLKSYTLAELKSATRNFRPDSVLGEGGFGSVFKGWIDENSLAAAKPGTGIVIAVKRLNLESFQGHREWLAEVNYLGQFSHPHLVKLIGYCLEDEHRLLAYEFMPRGSLENHLFRSELLFLSHILPKFLTSEDVCLTLGILMKFKTGGSYFQPLSWSLRVKVALDAAKGLAFLHSAENKVIYRDFKTSNVLLDSDYNAKLSDFGLAKDGPTGDKSHVSTRVMGTYGYAAPEYLATGHLTTKSDVYSFGVVLLEMLSGKRAVDKNRPSGQHNLVEWAKPYLANKRKIFSVIDSRLEGQYSADESFKVATLALRCLSTESKYRPNMDEVVNILEQLKVPNVNVGNQKRYRRKSADDVSHAKDNTSGANSKSHNAYPRITLSPLYT; from the exons ATGGGAGTTTGTTTAAGCGCTCAAATCAAAGCTGAAACTCCTTATAACACTG GGTTAAATTCAAAGAACTCAGCTTCAACTGGAAATGATCTGAGTAGCTTAAATAGCAAGGTTTCAGCTGCATCAGTGCCTCAGACTCCTCGAAGCGAAGGTGAAATCTTGCAGTCATCCAAATTAAAGAGCTATACCTTAGCAGAACTTAAGTCAGCCACTAGAAATTTTCGTCCGGATAGTGTTTTAGGAGAAGGTGGTTTTGGATCAGTTTTTAAGGGTTGGATTGATGAGAATTCGTTGGCTGCTGCTAAACCTGGTACTGGAATTGTTATTGCTGTTAAAAGACTTAATCTAGAAAGCTTCCAAGGTCACAGAGAGTGGTTG GCCGAAGTCAACTATCTTGGACAATTTTCTCATCCTCATCTGGTGAAATTGATTGGCTATTGCCTTGAAGATGAACACCGCCTTCTTGCCTATGAGTTTATGCCCCGTGGAAGCTTGGAGAATCACTTGTTCAGGAGTGAGCTACTATTCCTTTCCCATATTTTACCTAAATTTTTAACTTCGGAAGATGTTTGTTTAACATTGGGAATATTAATGAAATTCAAAACAGGAGGATCGTATTTTCAACCTCTTTCATGGAGCTTGCGTGTGAAGGTTGCTCTTGACGCTGCCAAAGGGCTTGCGTTTCTGCACAGTGCTGAAAATAAAGTGATATATAGAGATTTTAAGACTTCGAATGTCTTGTTGGATTCT GATTATAATGCAAAGCTTTCTGATTTCGGGTTGGCAAAGGATGGTCCAACCGGTGACAAAAGTCATGTCTCCACCAGGGTAATGGGAACCTACGGATATGCTGCCCCTGAATATCTAGCCACAG GTCATCTTACTACTAAGAGTGATGTCTATAGTTTCGGAGTTGTCCTGCTTGAAATGTTATCCGGTAAGAGGGCAGTTGACAAGAATAGACCGTCTGGACAACACAACTTGGTGGAATGGGCTAAACCGTATCTGGCGAACAAACGTAAGATTTTCAGCGTGATAGATAGTCGGCTCGAAGGGCAGTATTCAGCAGACGAGTCCTTCAAGGTAGCCACCCTTGCTTTGCGATGCCTATCGACAGAATCCAAGTACAGGCCCAACATGGATGAAGTTGTTAATATTTTGGAGCAGCTGAAGGTACCTAATGTGAATGTAGGAAATCAAAAGCGATATCGGAGAAAAAGTGCTGATGACGTTAGCCATGCAAAGGACAACACATCTGGTGCTAATTCGAAGAGTCACAATGCTTATCCGCGTATCACATTGTCTCCTCTCTATACCTGA